In the Mya arenaria isolate MELC-2E11 chromosome 11, ASM2691426v1 genome, one interval contains:
- the LOC128207188 gene encoding protein max-like isoform X3, translated as MSDEDRDVDIESDEDDEDGFASMGTQSSTSYMTPAERRAHHNALERKRRDHIKESFTSLRDSVPQLHGEKVKVSRAQILKKAADYITYMRRKNHSHQQDIDELKRHNTVLEQQIKSLEKAKSTGQFAVSGSVNSRGAGLGFDVSGSDSEETNGQVPVAKKIKLSVD; from the exons ATGAGCGACGAAGACAGAGATGTTGATATCGAGAGTGAT GAAGACGACGAAGATGGGTTTGCGAGCATGGGAACCCAGAGCTCCACGAGTTATATGACACCG GCTGAACGAAGAGCCCACCATAATGCCCTGGAACGAAAGCGAAGGGACCACATAAAAGAAAGCTTTACTAGTTTACGAGACTCTGTACCGCAACTCCATGGAGAAAAGGTTAAG GTTTCTCGAGCACAGATTCTTAAAAAAGCAGCAGATTACATAACATACATGAGAAGAAAAAATCACAGCCATCAACAAGATATTGATGAGCTTAAAAGACATAACACAGTTCTAGAACAACAAA TTAAATCACTTGAGAAAGCCAAGAGCACAGGACAGTTTGCAGTGTCAGGCTCTGTGAATTCTCGAGGTGCTGGGCTGGGATTTGATGTCTCTGGATCAGATTCTGAGGAAACAAATGGACAAGTGCCTGttgcaaaaaaaattaaactgtCTGTGGACTGA
- the LOC128207188 gene encoding protein max-like isoform X1 — translation MSDEDRDVDIESDEDDEDGFASMGTQSSTSYMTPAERRAHHNALERKRRDHIKESFTSLRDSVPQLHGEKVKVQVRTHDFLNEGRKGPLPKRTSTGKDQNQNGSVSRAQILKKAADYITYMRRKNHSHQQDIDELKRHNTVLEQQIKSLEKAKSTGQFAVSGSVNSRGAGLGFDVSGSDSEETNGQVPVAKKIKLSVD, via the exons ATGAGCGACGAAGACAGAGATGTTGATATCGAGAGTGAT GAAGACGACGAAGATGGGTTTGCGAGCATGGGAACCCAGAGCTCCACGAGTTATATGACACCG GCTGAACGAAGAGCCCACCATAATGCCCTGGAACGAAAGCGAAGGGACCACATAAAAGAAAGCTTTACTAGTTTACGAGACTCTGTACCGCAACTCCATGGAGAAAAGGTTAAG GTTCAGGTGAGAACACATGATTTCTTGAATGAGGGTCGTAAAGGCCCACTTCCAAAAAGGACCAGTACCGGAAAGGACCAGAACCAAAATGGCTCA GTTTCTCGAGCACAGATTCTTAAAAAAGCAGCAGATTACATAACATACATGAGAAGAAAAAATCACAGCCATCAACAAGATATTGATGAGCTTAAAAGACATAACACAGTTCTAGAACAACAAA TTAAATCACTTGAGAAAGCCAAGAGCACAGGACAGTTTGCAGTGTCAGGCTCTGTGAATTCTCGAGGTGCTGGGCTGGGATTTGATGTCTCTGGATCAGATTCTGAGGAAACAAATGGACAAGTGCCTGttgcaaaaaaaattaaactgtCTGTGGACTGA
- the LOC128207188 gene encoding protein max-like isoform X2, producing MSDEDRDVDIESDEDDEDGFASMGTQSSTSYMTPAERRAHHNALERKRRDHIKESFTSLRDSVPQLHGEKVKVQVSRAQILKKAADYITYMRRKNHSHQQDIDELKRHNTVLEQQIKSLEKAKSTGQFAVSGSVNSRGAGLGFDVSGSDSEETNGQVPVAKKIKLSVD from the exons ATGAGCGACGAAGACAGAGATGTTGATATCGAGAGTGAT GAAGACGACGAAGATGGGTTTGCGAGCATGGGAACCCAGAGCTCCACGAGTTATATGACACCG GCTGAACGAAGAGCCCACCATAATGCCCTGGAACGAAAGCGAAGGGACCACATAAAAGAAAGCTTTACTAGTTTACGAGACTCTGTACCGCAACTCCATGGAGAAAAGGTTAAGG TTCAGGTTTCTCGAGCACAGATTCTTAAAAAAGCAGCAGATTACATAACATACATGAGAAGAAAAAATCACAGCCATCAACAAGATATTGATGAGCTTAAAAGACATAACACAGTTCTAGAACAACAAA TTAAATCACTTGAGAAAGCCAAGAGCACAGGACAGTTTGCAGTGTCAGGCTCTGTGAATTCTCGAGGTGCTGGGCTGGGATTTGATGTCTCTGGATCAGATTCTGAGGAAACAAATGGACAAGTGCCTGttgcaaaaaaaattaaactgtCTGTGGACTGA